The sequence CAGGACGTGGCGGCGCTGCGGGCGGAGCTGCTCGGCCTGTACGGCGTCGGCGAGGAGACCGCGGACTCCATCATCCTGTACGCCGCGGGCAAGCCCTCCTTCGTGATTGACGCCTACACTCGGCGCATCCTCGCCCGACTGGGCGTGCGCCCCCGCGAGGACAGCTACGCCGCGCACCAGGCGCTGTTCATGGAGCGCCTGCCGCCCTCCGCTCCGCTGTTCAACGAGTACCACGCGCTGCTGGTGCGGCACGGGAAAGAGTCCTGCGTGAAGAGCATGCCCCGCTGCGCGGGCTGCTGCCTGGCGGACATCTGCCGCCACGCGCGACGGAGCGGCGACTGCGCCCTCAGGGGGTCACGGAGGGAGTGAGGCGGGCAAGCCTTTGGTTATGCGCGTGCTCCGCAAGGGTTTCCTTGTGACACACTCACACTGGAACAAAAAGAGTGGTTGGAGACAGCTTTGCTTGGAGTGCCTGCAGAATCTGTTCAACTTCCACCCTCGCCTCGGCTTGAAGTCCTAGACATGTCCCGATTCCATCGGCGTCCGTGCTCAGCCGGGACAGCATAATCAGCTTAAAAGATCTGTCGGGCTGCTTGTCCATGCGATAGGCGTGAAGGTGCATCGAGTCACCAATTAAGGCCGGATTCTTGAGATGCGCAAAGTTGAACTCCCGATTCATATAGGCGAGAAGTTTGTCTTGGATAACTAGGACGAGCTTCTTATGAACGTGCTCGAATGTCTGAATCTTGTGGTGCATCTGAACCAGAATCGTCTTTGCTGTCATCTTCCAATTCATGCCGTATGGCTTATCTGATTCCTCCGCGTTATCGTTTCGCGGAACGCTGAGTTTCTTCAGGAGTCGTTGACGTTCCGGCCATACAGTGCCGGTCGTGTCCAGAGTCTGAAGCTCGATCCCGACAAAATCCTTCACCTTTCCCCCTTTGGCGGAGACCAGGAAGTAGTCCACGCTTCCGCCCGGAACCGAGACCTCGGGGACGATGTGTAGCTCGTTTCCCGGCTCATGGGTTGTCAGGAGGTGGAAACAGTCGGTGAAGATCTGACGGCGCTGCATCAGGCGGGTGGGGCAAATGATTATAGGCTCAGGCGGTCGTCCGTAGAGAACAGTACACGAGCCAATAGATGTATTCGGATCACTTTTCCTGACTTTGTAACATCTCTTTCCCAGGAAAGGGCACTGCTGCTCCTGAACGATCTCGTTCCAGTCCTCATCTTGTTTCTCGGCGGACATCCCGAAGAGCTCGACGACAGTACTCATAACAGCGTGGCACACCTTGCTCGCGTAAGTTCGAGATACTCGCTTGAAAGATCGACGCCGACCGACTTGCGGCCAAGGGTACGGGCGGCATAGAGGGTCGTACCTGTGCCGCAGAATGGGTCTAGTACAACTCCTCCGGGCGGACATGTCGCCAGGATCGGGATGAGACAAAGATCAACAGGATATGGTGCGAAGTGAGACTCTCTCTTCTGTGTATCCTCGGGAATGATGTTCCATAGGTCACTCGGCTTACTGCCATGCGGGTGATATCGCAGGAAGTAGAAACCCTTGTCACGCAACTCCTTAGCGCGACCGGAGACCTTTTCACTGTCTGAGTGCGTCACACGCTGTTGACCGCGTATTATCATGCGGAAGTCGGAAACACGCCCAGCCGCGAGGTCAGCGAACATCTGATTGAGTGCTTTATACGCAGCGGTTTTCTCTTCTTCGGACAGTGCGGTAGATAATTCGATCTGGCGCTTATAGCGGACACCTGAAACACCAGTTGCGGAGACAATCGCACCGTTTACGACTTTCGCCTCGCGCGGCTTCGAGCGGATCGCGTCGGCGTCGTAGTAGTAGCCTCTCGGCTGTTTGACGAAGTGGAAGACGATTTCGTGGACATTGCCGAGGCGGTCCTTCGTGTTGTCCATCCCGCTCTTAACCTTGTTCCAGATAACACTGTTGCGGAGAATCCAGCCCTGGTTGTCGGTCAGTGCAAAGGCGACGCGCCACGGGATTCCGACTAGGTTCTTTTCGTCGTAGCTGTCGCCTACATTGAGCCAGAAGGAACCAGTCGGCTTGAGGACGCGCTTCAGTTCAAGGAAGATGTCGGCGAGGTGGCGGACGAAGTCGCGGTAGTCGTTTTCGAGTCCTATGCCGCCGTTTTCGTACTGTCGTTTTCCCCAATAGGGAGGTGAGGTCATCGCGAAGTCGATGCACGAGTCGGGTATCTCTCGAAGCACTGCGCAGGCATCCCCTAACAACAAGAGGGGGTTGATTCGCGCTTCGTCCAGATACTGCTCAAGCGCTTCCCTGTAGTTATTCGGAACTATTGAGTCTAAATTCCTTGGGCGTTCGCCTGGAGGCAGTTTTACCTCCTCAACCTTGACGTGTTGCGCCGGCACGTCAAGGTTGTCGCCGTAGTACAGGACATTGTCAGGCATGGCCATTATTACTTCTTTCGATACACGTTCAGGCCAACTACCTCACTGCGGCCAGGCAACGAGGAGTTCCCCTCGGTGGACGCGATGATGATGGTCTTGCCCGACGCGGACGGGCCGAACTCCTTGCTCAGGTCAACCGTGATGGTGAGGGTGTTGCCCTTGACTGAGAACTCTACGTTTTTCAAAGCACCCCCGAATGTTGGTTGCCGACCTACGGGCACGACTGAAAGGAAGCTCTTTGCCAGCGGCCACTGTCTGTCCTCGTCGCGAGCAGCCATCCGGCGCTTCCCCTCCGGCACCCTCTATGCCGTCACTATACCCCGTGCCTGCGGCGTGTCAAGGGGGAACGAGGGGGACGGCCCGAACGCGAAAAAGGGCGGGCAGGCCGCAACTCTCCGGCGGCATGTGGTGTAGAATCACGCATTAGGAGAGACCCCGTTCGAGGATGTCTCTGATGCTATACGTGTGAAGGAGGCCGGCATGAACAAGCTGAAAAAGACCATGCAGGAACGGGCGGCGCTGGGCGTGCTCTCGCGGATTCCTTGCCCGGATATCGTTGAGATCTACGGGCGGTCGGGATGGGACTTCGTCATCCTTGACACGGAGCACGGCCCCGCCAGCTACGAGACGCTTCTCCAGCAGATTCGGGCCGCCGAAGCGGTGGGCATACCGCCCATGGTGCGCGTCCCGACCAACGACCCGGTGCTCATCATGAAGGCGATGGACCTGGGCGTGGAGAACATTATCGTTCCCCATGTGGACACGCCCGCGGCGGCCCGGCAGGCCGCGGAGGCCGTTCGCTACGCGCCCGCGGGCACGCGGGGCACGTGCCCCGCGGTTCGCGCATCGGGTTACACCGCCGAGGACTGGCCCACCTTCCGCGAGCGGACCAACAGGGACAGCCTGCTGATGGTGCTCGTCGAGGGCCGGGAGGGCATTCAGAACATCGAGCAGATCGTGAAGACGCCCGGTGTGGACGCGGTCTGGGTCGGGCTGGTGGACCTGGCGATGTCTATGGGCTACGGGGGCGACAAGGCCCACCCGGCCGTTCTGGAGGGCGCCCGCAAGGCTCTGCGACTCTGCAAGGAGCAGGGCATCGTCTTTGGAATCAACCCCACGGACAAGGACGACGCGCGTCACTGGGTCGAGGCGGGCGCTCGATGGGTCTGCTGCGGCAACGAAGGCAGTATCTTCTTTCAGGCCAGTCGCGCTCGTCGCGCAGACTGGCGCAAGGCGGTCCTGGGCGCGCCGTAGGAGCGGCCCGGGCCGACGCAGGGCAATCGCGTCTTAATGTGGGCGATCATTGTCGTCCGTCCCGAGTGATTGTGAAGAAATGCTGCAAGAAGCTCGCTGGTTCACCACCGTCATTCCGGCGGAGGCCGGAATCCAGCGTGCCCGTTGCGGGCGAGCTTGTGTCCCTGGGCTCCGGCGAAAGCCGGAGCGACGAAGGGACGCTCCCTTTGTGCTTTGCCGTGTCCATAAGTACATCGGAATGACGTGGAGACGGCCCCCGCGCTGGGCTATACTGGATGGACGATGAAAAAGTCGAGTCCCCGCGCCACGGCCGCCGCTGACCCGCCGCTCTCCCCCATCCCCCGCATGGTCGTGGGCGTGATGGGCTCGGCGGGCGGACACATCGCGGAGGACGTCTGCGCCAGGGTCCGCGCCCTGGGCGAGGAGATCGCCCGGCGGCGGTACGTGCTCATCACCGGCGCCTGTCCGGGCGTGCCCCAGGAGGCGGTCAAGGGCGCGAAGTCCCTCGGCGGCATCGTCGTCGGCGTCTCGCCCGCGCTCAACTTCGAGGAGCACGTGGTGAAGTACCAGTCGCCGACGGCGGGCTACGACGCCATCATCTTCACCGGCAGCGGACTCATGGGACGCGAGATCGAGAACATCCGCTCCTGCGACGTGATCGTGTTCGCGGGAGGGCGCTCCGGCACGCTGGGCGAATTCGCCATCGCCTACGACGAGGGGAAGGTCATCGGCGTGCTGCAGAACACCGGCGGCATCACCGACCACCTGGAGACCATCATCAAATTCATGCACAAAGCGACCAGCGCAGTCGTCTGCTACGACCCGGACCCGCACTCCCTGCTGGACAAGCTGGAGGCCATCTACAAGAAGCGCATCCTTCCGAACCATCGGAAGGTCATCGAGGGGCGCGACCCTCACGGAGTCCTGGAGGCGTAGGGACGCGCCCTTGCGCCTCCGCTGCGTTTGACCTAGACTAGTCCGCCGAGACACCACCGGGTCTGGGAGCGGCGCTCTCAGGCATCGTTTGAGGGATCGCCTATGGACTTCACTCTCGCGGTGCTGCCCGGCGACGGCATCGGCCCGGAGGTCATCGCCGAAGGGACCAGGGTGCTGGACGCGGTCGGGCGCGCCTCCGGCCATCGCTTCACCTATCGCCACGACGACGTGGGCGGCTGCGCCATAGACAAGCATGGCGTGGCCCTCCGCCCGGAGACGCTGGCGATGTGCCGCGCCTGCGACTCCGTGCTGTTCGGCGCGGTGGGCGGCCCCAAGTGGGACGACCCCCTGGCCTCCGTTCGGCCTGAGGACGCCATCCTGGGACTCCGCAAGGGGCTGGGGCTCTACGCCAACATCCGGCCCGTGAAGGTGTACCCCCAACTCGTGGACGCCACGCCGCTGAAGCCGGACGTGCTCCGTGGCGTGGACCTGGTGGTCATCCGGGAGCTGACCGGCGGCCTCTACTTCGGCAAACCCAAGCGCCGCTGGCGGGTCGCGTCCGGGCGCAAGGCCATTGACTCCCTGGCCTACTCCGAGAAGGAGGTCACGCGCATCCTGCACGTGGGCTTCCAGTTGGCCCGCCTGCGCCGCAGGAAGCTGACCTCCGTGGACAAGGCCAACGTCCTGGAGTCCTCGCGGCTGTGGCGGGAGATCGCCCTGGAGCTGGCGAAGGAGTACCCGGACGTGCATCTCGATCACCTGCTGGTGGACTCCGCCGCGATGCAGCTCGTGCGGCGGCCCGCCCAGTTCGACGTCATCGTCACCGAGAACATGTTCGGCGACATCCTGACGGACGAGGCGGCGGTGTTGGCGGGCTCGATGGGCATGCTGCCCTCCGCCAGCCTGGCGGGCGTGCCCAAGCCCGGCGCGCGGGCCTTCGGCCTGTACGAACCCATTCACGGCAGCGCGCCGGACATCGCCGGGCAGGGCAAGGCGAACCCCATCGCCACGGTGCTGAGCGTCGCCATGCTCCTGCGTCTCTCCCTGGGCCTGCCCCGCGAGGCGGACGCGGTGGAACGCGCGGTGGAGGAGGCGCTGGCGGCGGGCCACCGGACGTCGGACATCGCGACGCCGGGCGTCCGCGCGCTCACCACGCGGGAGATGGGCGGCCTGCTGGCGGAGAAGGCGGAGACGGCGCTGCGTTCGGGGTAAGGCAAGGGGGTGGAGGCATGCTGGCCGACCTGGCCTGGACCTCCCTCCAGTCGCTCGCTCTGGTGGCGGCGGTGAACGCGGTCTACTGGGCGTTCACCGGCCTCTCGCCGTGGCCCTTCGTCGCCGTCGGCACACTGGCCGGCGGGGCGCTTGGCGTCATCCTCATGGTGCTGACCGTGCCCCGGCCCCGCTAAGAGCCTATCCGGAAACCGGGAGCACTCTTGCGCTCGCCGCTCATGATGAGTCCTTCGTCCTTCCCGGGAAGGACTCGGAATCTACGCCTGGATATAAACTGACGAAAACCCTGAGCGAAGCGAAGGGTGACAATAGCTTCCCAAGAGGCCTTTTCGTGCAAGGCTGGACAGGTTCCAAGTAGTGCGCCACGTCACGGGCTCAAGGCCGGACGGATACGCAATTTTGCATGCGCGTATTGCTGTTGGTATAATGAAATGGCGTTCACGGGGAGGCAGCAGGTTTACCGACGTGGAGTTTTTCCGTCCCCGTTTCCGTGAGGTCTAGTTGATATGGGATCCAAGTGGCTGCGCAATAGCTTCATTTATCTGCTCATACTGGTGGCCATCGTGGCCATCTTCTTCACCTTGTTCCAGCCCTCCTACGGGGCCAAGGACGCCGACCTCAGCACCGTCATTGACATGGCCAACAAGGGGCAGATAGACAAGCTGGAGATACAGGGAGACATCCTGCTCGTCACCACCAAGACCGGTGAACGCCTGAGCTCCCGCAAGGAGTCGGGCGCCAGCTTTGTGGACACGCTGCAGCGCGGCGGCGTGAAGCTGGGGGCCGACGGCATGCGGGTCTCCATCAAGGACCAGAGCCAGTGGGGCGGCATCCTCTCGTTCCTCCTGAACTTCCTGCCCATCATCATCTTCGGGGCGCTCCTCCTGTTCATGATGCGCCAGGCGCAGGGCGGCAACTCCCAGGCCCTCAACTTCGGCCGCAGCCGCGCACGGATGTTCGTGGGCAACAAGCCCACCGTCACGTTCAACGACGTGGCCGGCGTGGAGGAGTCCAAACAGGAGCTTCAGGAGGTGGTGGAATTCCTGAAGTTCCCCGAGAAGTTCGCCGCACTGGGAGCGCGTATCCCCAAGGGCGTCCTGCTGGTCGGCCCGCCGGGCACCGGCAAGACCCTCCTTGCCCGCGCCGTGGCCGGAGAGGCCGGCGTGCCCTTCTTCTCCATCAGCGGCTCCGAGTTCGTCGAAATGTTCGTGGGCGTGGGCGCGGCCCGCGTCCGCGACCTGTTCGACCAGGCCAAGCGCAACGCGCCCTGCATCATCTTCATTGATGAGATTGACGCCGTGGGACGGCATCGCGGCGCGGGCCTGGGCGGCGGCCACGATGAGCGCGAGCAAACGCTCAACCAGATACTCGTGGAGATGGACGGTTTCGACAACACCACAAATGTCATCGTCGTCGCGGCCACCAACCGGCCGGACATCCTTGACCCCGCCCTGCTGCGGCCCGGCCGGTTCGACCGCCGGGTGGTCCTGGACCTGCCCTCCATCAACGGGCGCAAGCAGATCCTGGAAGTGCACGTCAAGGGCAAGCCGCTCGGCCCCGATGTGAATCTGTTGACCATCGGCAAGGAGACGGCCGGCTTCAGCGGCGCGGACCTGGCGAACCTGGTGAACGAGGCGGCCATCCTGGCGGCCCGCCGGAACAAGAAGCTGATTGGCGCAGAGGAGTTCGCCGAGGCCGTTGACCGCGTGGTCGCGGGGCCGCAGCGCAGGAGCCGGGTCATCAGCGTGCGCGAGAAGGAGATCACCGCCTTCCACGAGGCCGGCCACGCCCTTGTGGCGCGCATGCAGCCCATCGCCGACATGGTGCACAAGGTCAGCATCGTGGCGCGCGGCACGATGGGCGGCTACACCCGCCTGCTTCCGCAGGAGGACCGGACGCTGATGACCAAGCTCCAGTTCGAGGCCATGCTGGCCGTC is a genomic window of Dehalococcoidia bacterium containing:
- a CDS encoding NotI family restriction endonuclease — its product is MSTVVELFGMSAEKQDEDWNEIVQEQQCPFLGKRCYKVRKSDPNTSIGSCTVLYGRPPEPIIICPTRLMQRRQIFTDCFHLLTTHEPGNELHIVPEVSVPGGSVDYFLVSAKGGKVKDFVGIELQTLDTTGTVWPERQRLLKKLSVPRNDNAEESDKPYGMNWKMTAKTILVQMHHKIQTFEHVHKKLVLVIQDKLLAYMNREFNFAHLKNPALIGDSMHLHAYRMDKQPDRSFKLIMLSRLSTDADGIGTCLGLQAEARVEVEQILQALQAKLSPTTLFVPV
- a CDS encoding site-specific DNA-methyltransferase; its protein translation is MAMPDNVLYYGDNLDVPAQHVKVEEVKLPPGERPRNLDSIVPNNYREALEQYLDEARINPLLLLGDACAVLREIPDSCIDFAMTSPPYWGKRQYENGGIGLENDYRDFVRHLADIFLELKRVLKPTGSFWLNVGDSYDEKNLVGIPWRVAFALTDNQGWILRNSVIWNKVKSGMDNTKDRLGNVHEIVFHFVKQPRGYYYDADAIRSKPREAKVVNGAIVSATGVSGVRYKRQIELSTALSEEEKTAAYKALNQMFADLAAGRVSDFRMIIRGQQRVTHSDSEKVSGRAKELRDKGFYFLRYHPHGSKPSDLWNIIPEDTQKRESHFAPYPVDLCLIPILATCPPGGVVLDPFCGTGTTLYAARTLGRKSVGVDLSSEYLELTRARCATLL
- a CDS encoding aldolase/citrate lyase family protein, with the translated sequence MNKLKKTMQERAALGVLSRIPCPDIVEIYGRSGWDFVILDTEHGPASYETLLQQIRAAEAVGIPPMVRVPTNDPVLIMKAMDLGVENIIVPHVDTPAAARQAAEAVRYAPAGTRGTCPAVRASGYTAEDWPTFRERTNRDSLLMVLVEGREGIQNIEQIVKTPGVDAVWVGLVDLAMSMGYGGDKAHPAVLEGARKALRLCKEQGIVFGINPTDKDDARHWVEAGARWVCCGNEGSIFFQASRARRADWRKAVLGAP
- the leuB gene encoding 3-isopropylmalate dehydrogenase, coding for MDFTLAVLPGDGIGPEVIAEGTRVLDAVGRASGHRFTYRHDDVGGCAIDKHGVALRPETLAMCRACDSVLFGAVGGPKWDDPLASVRPEDAILGLRKGLGLYANIRPVKVYPQLVDATPLKPDVLRGVDLVVIRELTGGLYFGKPKRRWRVASGRKAIDSLAYSEKEVTRILHVGFQLARLRRRKLTSVDKANVLESSRLWREIALELAKEYPDVHLDHLLVDSAAMQLVRRPAQFDVIVTENMFGDILTDEAAVLAGSMGMLPSASLAGVPKPGARAFGLYEPIHGSAPDIAGQGKANPIATVLSVAMLLRLSLGLPREADAVERAVEEALAAGHRTSDIATPGVRALTTREMGGLLAEKAETALRSG
- the ftsH gene encoding ATP-dependent zinc metalloprotease FtsH, whose protein sequence is MGSKWLRNSFIYLLILVAIVAIFFTLFQPSYGAKDADLSTVIDMANKGQIDKLEIQGDILLVTTKTGERLSSRKESGASFVDTLQRGGVKLGADGMRVSIKDQSQWGGILSFLLNFLPIIIFGALLLFMMRQAQGGNSQALNFGRSRARMFVGNKPTVTFNDVAGVEESKQELQEVVEFLKFPEKFAALGARIPKGVLLVGPPGTGKTLLARAVAGEAGVPFFSISGSEFVEMFVGVGAARVRDLFDQAKRNAPCIIFIDEIDAVGRHRGAGLGGGHDEREQTLNQILVEMDGFDNTTNVIVVAATNRPDILDPALLRPGRFDRRVVLDLPSINGRKQILEVHVKGKPLGPDVNLLTIGKETAGFSGADLANLVNEAAILAARRNKKLIGAEEFAEAVDRVVAGPQRRSRVISVREKEITAFHEAGHALVARMQPIADMVHKVSIVARGTMGGYTRLLPQEDRTLMTKLQFEAMLAVALGGRRSEQLIFDETTTGASNDLEHATRLARQMVTQYGMSEKLGPRTFGRKEELVFLGREISEQRDYSDKVAEVIDSEVERLIQEAYQKATDILTANKAKLVQLALRLVTEETIEADALDVLFNSEAPPLPNDYKTPRRWEKPAAPSDGAEARPKSAAPEATPAAPPAPPQPGRSGPAGMPAPSGQPAT